A single window of Pyrus communis chromosome 10, drPyrComm1.1, whole genome shotgun sequence DNA harbors:
- the LOC137746671 gene encoding late embryogenesis abundant protein 6-like produces MQAVKDKINEMGALRKVKEEARAEERAEKEIAKARVDVAHEVRLAKEAEAAMSLHVAMAGEIARAGDKAAHEHEIKAMHTANGTNTTHEHGASPAEMAGAGGHTAYKRMP; encoded by the exons atgCAGGCAGTGAAGGACAAGATAAATGAAATGGGCGCCTTGCGCAAGGTCAAGGAGGAGGCCAGGGCCGAAGAGAGG GCTGAGAAGGAAATAGCAAAGGCGAGAGTAGACGTAGCTCATGAGGTGAGGTTGGCTAAAGAAGCTGAAGCAGCAATGTCACTGCATGTGGCCATGGCTGGGGAGATTGCCAGAGCTGGAGACAAAGCAGCACATGAACATGAAATTAAGGCAATGCATACGGCTAATGGTACGAACACTACACATGAACATGGAGCTTCTCCTGCTGAAATGGCTGGTGCGGGAGGTCATACAGCTTATAAACGAATgccctaa
- the LOC137747962 gene encoding agamous-like MADS-box protein AGL80, producing MARKKIKLAYIRDDASRKATFKKRKNELMKKVKELSILCGIDSSAIVYSQYDIKPEVGPNPDVTRRIVARFKQMQEMDKRKNMMNQESILRQQIVKVEEQLKKLNKENQEKEIMIQSMYGSLPADCLQNLSGTDLNGLL from the coding sequence ATggcaagaaagaaaattaagcttgcataCATAAGAGATGATGCTTCAAGAAAAGCCACCTTCAAGAAAAGGAAGAACGAGCTGATGAAGAAGGTAAAGGAACTTAGCATTCTTTGTGGAATTGATTCATCTGCTATCGTTTATAGCCAGTATGACATCAAACCAGAAGTTGGTCCGAACCCGGATGTAACCCGAAGGATAGTCGCAAGGTTTAAGCAGATGCAAGAGatggacaaaagaaaaaatatgatGAACCAAGAAAGTATTCTAAGGCAACAAATAGTTAAAGTTGAGGAGCAGCTGAAAAAACTAAATAAGGAAAACCAAGAGAAGGAAATTATGATACAATCTATGTACGGGAGCCTTCCAGCTGACTGCTTGCAGAATTTGAGTGGCACGGATTTGAACGGCTTGTTGTAG